In Streptomyces sp. NBC_01551, one DNA window encodes the following:
- a CDS encoding FHA domain-containing protein codes for MSELTLTVMRLGFLAVLWLFVIVAVQVIRSDLFGTRVTQRGSRRSGGAASAPQQGGARQSAPPQQRQRRGAPTKLVVSEGTLTGTTVALAGQTITLGRAHDSTIVLDDDYASSRHARIYPDRDGQWIVEDLGSTNGTYLDRTRLTTPTPIPPGAPIRIGKTVIELRK; via the coding sequence ATGTCAGAGCTGACCCTGACGGTCATGCGGTTGGGTTTCCTGGCCGTTCTGTGGCTGTTCGTCATCGTGGCCGTCCAGGTCATCCGCAGCGACCTCTTCGGTACGCGCGTCACGCAACGCGGCTCCCGCCGCAGCGGCGGGGCCGCGAGCGCCCCGCAGCAGGGGGGCGCCCGGCAGAGCGCGCCGCCACAGCAGCGCCAGCGCCGCGGAGCGCCCACCAAGCTCGTCGTCTCGGAGGGCACCCTCACGGGCACCACCGTCGCCCTCGCGGGGCAGACGATCACGCTCGGCCGGGCACATGACTCAACGATCGTGCTGGATGACGACTACGCCTCCAGCCGCCATGCCAGGATCTACCCCGACCGTGACGGCCAGTGGATCGTCGAGGATCTCGGGTCCACCAACGGCACGTATCTCGACCGGACCCGGCTGACCACCCCGACGCCCATTCCGCCGGGCGCACCGATCCGCATCGGCAAGACCGTCATCGAGCTGCGGAAGTAG
- a CDS encoding DUF3662 and FHA domain-containing protein, with the protein MGVLKRFEQRLEGLVNGTFAKVFKSEVQPVEIAGALQRECDNNATIWNRERTVVPNDFIVELSAGDYERLSPYSGQLGDELAGLVRDYAKQQRYSFMGPIKVHLEKADDLDTGLYRVRSRTLASSTSQAQPQAPQGQQQQPGGYGYPPAAAPPMPAAPPPGGAARRPAPGGPAPVPPGAPGTTRRWIEINGTRHQISRPTLVLGRSTEADVRIDDPGVSRRHCEIRTGTPPTIQDLGSTNGIVVDGQHTTRATLRDGSRIVVGSTTIIYRQAEG; encoded by the coding sequence ATGGGAGTCCTGAAGCGGTTCGAGCAGCGACTCGAAGGTCTGGTGAACGGCACCTTCGCCAAGGTCTTCAAGTCCGAGGTCCAGCCGGTGGAGATCGCCGGCGCCCTCCAGCGGGAGTGCGACAACAACGCCACCATCTGGAACCGCGAGCGGACCGTCGTCCCGAACGACTTCATCGTGGAGCTCAGCGCCGGCGACTACGAGCGCCTGAGCCCCTACTCCGGCCAGCTCGGCGACGAGCTCGCGGGCCTCGTCCGCGACTACGCCAAGCAGCAGCGCTACAGCTTCATGGGCCCCATCAAGGTCCACCTGGAGAAGGCCGACGACCTCGACACCGGTCTCTACCGGGTCCGCAGCCGCACGCTCGCCTCCAGCACCTCCCAGGCGCAGCCGCAGGCCCCCCAGGGCCAGCAGCAGCAGCCCGGCGGCTACGGCTACCCCCCGGCCGCCGCTCCCCCCATGCCCGCGGCACCGCCCCCCGGCGGCGCCGCCCGCAGGCCCGCCCCCGGCGGACCCGCACCCGTACCACCCGGCGCCCCCGGCACCACGCGGCGCTGGATCGAGATCAACGGCACCCGCCACCAGATCTCGCGCCCCACGCTCGTACTCGGCCGAAGCACCGAAGCCGACGTGCGGATCGACGACCCCGGCGTATCCCGCCGGCACTGTGAGATCCGGACCGGAACGCCTCCGACGATCCAGGATCTCGGGTCCACCAACGGCATCGTGGTGGACGGGCAGCACACCACCCGCGCTACGCTCCGCGACGGCTCGCGGATCGTCGTGGGCAGCACCACCATCATTTACCGGCAAGCCGAAGGGTGA